In a genomic window of Methanogenium sp. S4BF:
- a CDS encoding Coenzyme F420 hydrogenase/dehydrogenase, beta subunit C-terminal domain, whose protein sequence is MSAKGDFVYAWASDAGMAERGECGGAVSALLKYALESGMVDAVLAVKKGVDLYDAVPALITDPAEVDETAGSLHCGTLLLPKLIKKYCGGAKDTKIAVTLKGCDAKAMYELAKRNQINLDNIYMIGLNCGGSVSPVEARKMIAEKFETDPDTVIKEEIDKGQFIIVTEDHEHKGIKIDDLEEEGYGRRPNCQRCKTKIPRQCDLACGNWGVLGERAGKATFVEVGSEKGAALLDAAAKSGALATCAPVPQGLAIRGKVESAMLRLGDKCRAEQFGKLGDSEERLKSIINKTSRCIKCYQCIDNCPICYCVECSTKKPHLVTPGEVNPPFMFHLIRFSHISDSCINCGQCEELCAMDIPNSLFMHALQVEMEKMFGFVPGVNMDLPILSLVEEPAERKRLSDTGDDQIFNIFA, encoded by the coding sequence ATGTCAGCAAAAGGAGATTTTGTATACGCATGGGCATCGGATGCCGGCATGGCAGAGAGAGGAGAGTGCGGAGGTGCGGTGTCAGCACTGCTGAAATATGCACTGGAGAGCGGGATGGTTGACGCCGTGCTTGCCGTAAAGAAGGGTGTCGACCTCTATGACGCAGTTCCTGCACTCATCACTGACCCGGCAGAGGTCGATGAGACGGCCGGATCGCTTCACTGCGGCACCCTGCTGCTCCCCAAACTCATCAAAAAGTACTGCGGCGGTGCAAAAGACACAAAGATTGCCGTGACCCTGAAGGGCTGTGATGCAAAGGCGATGTATGAACTGGCCAAACGCAACCAGATAAACCTCGATAACATCTACATGATCGGCCTCAACTGCGGCGGTTCCGTGAGCCCGGTAGAGGCACGGAAGATGATCGCTGAGAAGTTTGAGACCGATCCTGACACGGTCATCAAAGAAGAGATCGATAAGGGACAGTTCATCATTGTCACCGAAGATCACGAACACAAGGGCATCAAAATCGATGATCTGGAAGAAGAGGGATACGGGCGCCGGCCAAACTGCCAGCGCTGCAAGACAAAGATACCCCGCCAATGCGACCTTGCATGCGGAAACTGGGGAGTCCTCGGAGAGCGGGCAGGAAAAGCCACCTTTGTCGAGGTGGGAAGTGAGAAGGGCGCAGCCCTGCTCGATGCCGCCGCGAAGAGCGGTGCGCTTGCCACATGTGCACCTGTCCCGCAGGGCCTTGCCATCCGCGGAAAGGTGGAGAGTGCCATGCTCAGACTCGGTGATAAATGCCGTGCAGAACAGTTTGGAAAACTCGGTGACAGTGAGGAGCGCCTGAAATCTATCATCAATAAGACATCACGCTGCATTAAATGCTATCAGTGCATCGACAACTGCCCGATCTGCTACTGTGTGGAATGCTCCACGAAAAAGCCGCACCTGGTCACACCCGGTGAAGTGAACCCGCCCTTCATGTTCCACCTCATCCGGTTCAGCCACATCTCTGATTCCTGCATCAACTGCGGGCAGTGCGAAGAGCTCTGTGCCATGGACATCCCGAATTCACTCTTCATGCATGCACTGCAGGTGGAGATGGAGAAGATGTTCGGATTTGTGCCCGGTGTCAATATGGACCTGCCCATCCTCTCCCTTGTTGAAGAACCGGCAGAACGAAAGCGCCTGTCTGATACCGGAGACGATCAGATCTTCAATATCTTTGCGTAA
- a CDS encoding 4Fe-4S binding protein, whose protein sequence is MVQVMKQLFDPDSQSGVIVEDGVEAYTVRLRIPAGIVTSDQLRCIAEAAEKYGTKSVHLTTRQTIEIPHVPEENLEALGVALMENGTPFGAEHLNVVNVTACPGNERCRLANIDSIPFALNIDKKYFGREMPVKTRIGISACPNSCVSERLCEVGVTGHVKPVRHPERCTGCGACVDYCKEDALEVKNGVIVLDDELCIRCGACVHTCPYGVITAEDPVYEITFGGRRGRHPKVGRRLVLVNSLKAAEMAVDEAMYRIYRQAVGTHLLADQLDEIGFDLIVKSVLTKLPEDSVVKNL, encoded by the coding sequence ATGGTACAGGTAATGAAGCAGTTGTTTGACCCTGACTCCCAGAGCGGGGTAATTGTGGAGGATGGGGTGGAGGCATATACTGTCCGGCTTCGTATCCCTGCAGGAATTGTAACCTCGGATCAGCTGCGGTGCATTGCCGAAGCTGCAGAGAAGTATGGTACGAAAAGCGTCCATCTTACGACACGCCAGACGATTGAAATTCCGCATGTTCCTGAAGAGAATCTGGAGGCACTCGGCGTGGCTCTTATGGAGAACGGGACACCGTTTGGTGCAGAACACCTGAATGTGGTCAATGTGACGGCATGCCCGGGGAATGAACGGTGCCGGCTTGCAAATATTGATTCCATTCCGTTTGCCCTCAATATTGACAAAAAGTACTTCGGGCGTGAGATGCCGGTCAAAACCCGTATCGGAATCTCTGCATGTCCAAATTCCTGTGTGAGCGAACGCCTCTGCGAAGTGGGGGTGACCGGGCATGTCAAACCTGTCCGTCATCCGGAACGGTGCACCGGGTGTGGTGCCTGCGTTGATTACTGCAAAGAAGATGCACTTGAGGTGAAAAACGGTGTTATTGTGCTGGATGATGAGCTCTGTATCCGCTGTGGTGCCTGTGTACATACCTGTCCATACGGGGTGATAACGGCAGAGGATCCGGTGTACGAGATCACCTTTGGCGGCAGACGCGGCCGTCACCCGAAGGTTGGCCGTCGTCTGGTGCTGGTAAATTCCCTGAAGGCAGCAGAGATGGCAGTTGATGAGGCAATGTACCGTATCTATCGTCAGGCGGTGGGCACCCACCTTCTGGCAGACCAGCTGGATGAGATTGGGTTTGACCTGATTGTGAAGTCTGTCCTGACCAAACTTCCGGAAGATTCCGTTGTAAAAAATCTGTGA
- a CDS encoding chloride channel protein, with protein sequence MCGRGIFVWKLFRSEYNRVIAIAVGIGVISGFSALFFFEAMQFAASLLLGMVGGITLPAAGATVGEIGAWQHPSSLLMLLPVICLGAFLSAIIVYRFAPECEGAGTDAAIAAYHGDGRIRWRVPLVKAVSSVLVIGSGGSAGRLGPMAQISAGFGSIFADIFHLDERERRIVLATGIGAGIATIFKAPLGGAILCAEIMYRGDFESDVIVPSFLASVVGYAIFGYFEGYDPVFSLASTAWTYAQIPLFLILGVVAGLFGLLYIWSYKSGRKMFSSFFAAHGAPIYLKPVCGAFGVGLFAILVSQISPDAMLVGLASLGTGYGVMQVAMYGLLPFSVLLFIPFAKIFTTSLTVGSGGSGGLFGPALVIGAGAGGALGTGLHMLVPQLVPLASVPAFVVVGMIALFGGISNAPVSVLIMIVEMTGNFSLLVPAMGAVAISFLMTSGETIFDAQVKNRAYSPAHRREYRVDILEDIPVSDAMVPRDEVITVAPDCTISSLYDKFRSTHHTGFPVVENGRLCGVITITDVRAADGNAETMYVKDFMTTDLVTVTGHTSLEQAVTTMAESHIRHIPVVYEAKHDSLAGFLTSADVMRLYMQHLK encoded by the coding sequence GTGTGTGGACGAGGGATTTTTGTGTGGAAACTCTTCAGGTCAGAATATAACCGTGTTATTGCGATTGCTGTTGGTATTGGTGTAATCTCCGGTTTCAGCGCCCTTTTCTTCTTTGAGGCAATGCAGTTTGCCGCATCACTTCTTCTGGGGATGGTAGGCGGCATCACCCTTCCTGCCGCAGGCGCCACGGTTGGTGAGATCGGCGCATGGCAGCATCCTTCATCCCTGCTGATGCTCCTGCCGGTCATCTGTCTGGGTGCCTTTCTCTCTGCCATCATCGTATACCGGTTTGCGCCTGAGTGTGAAGGGGCCGGCACCGATGCCGCCATCGCTGCCTATCATGGGGATGGGAGAATCCGCTGGCGGGTGCCGCTGGTGAAGGCTGTCAGTTCCGTCCTTGTGATTGGTTCCGGCGGGAGTGCAGGGAGACTGGGGCCGATGGCACAGATATCTGCAGGATTTGGCTCGATTTTTGCAGATATCTTCCACCTTGATGAACGGGAACGCAGAATTGTGCTCGCAACCGGTATTGGTGCGGGGATTGCTACCATTTTCAAGGCTCCGCTGGGCGGTGCCATTCTCTGTGCAGAGATCATGTACCGCGGCGATTTTGAATCAGATGTCATTGTCCCCTCATTTCTCGCCTCTGTGGTCGGGTATGCAATATTCGGGTATTTTGAAGGGTATGACCCGGTCTTCAGTCTGGCATCCACGGCATGGACATATGCCCAGATTCCGCTCTTTCTTATTCTGGGAGTGGTGGCGGGTCTTTTTGGCCTGCTCTATATCTGGTCATACAAATCAGGAAGGAAGATGTTTTCCTCATTTTTTGCAGCACATGGTGCTCCCATTTACCTGAAACCGGTATGTGGTGCATTCGGGGTCGGCCTCTTTGCGATTCTCGTCTCACAGATCTCTCCCGATGCGATGCTGGTCGGGCTTGCAAGCCTCGGGACCGGCTATGGGGTGATGCAGGTGGCAATGTACGGGCTGCTTCCCTTCTCTGTGCTGCTCTTTATCCCGTTTGCAAAGATATTCACGACCTCCCTCACGGTGGGCTCCGGCGGCTCCGGCGGTCTCTTCGGGCCTGCGCTTGTCATCGGTGCCGGTGCAGGCGGCGCCCTCGGCACCGGGCTTCACATGCTCGTTCCGCAGCTGGTCCCGCTGGCATCAGTCCCCGCGTTTGTCGTTGTCGGGATGATCGCGCTCTTTGGGGGGATCTCAAATGCGCCGGTTTCCGTTCTGATTATGATCGTCGAGATGACCGGGAATTTCTCTCTCCTCGTGCCTGCCATGGGCGCTGTTGCGATCTCCTTTCTCATGACCTCCGGTGAGACCATTTTTGATGCGCAGGTGAAAAACCGTGCATACTCTCCTGCCCACAGGAGGGAATACCGGGTGGATATTCTGGAGGATATTCCGGTGAGTGATGCGATGGTGCCGCGGGATGAGGTGATAACCGTTGCACCTGACTGCACCATCTCCTCCCTGTATGATAAATTCCGCTCGACCCACCACACCGGCTTTCCGGTAGTGGAGAATGGGCGGCTCTGCGGTGTGATCACGATCACCGATGTCCGTGCCGCGGACGGTAATGCGGAAACGATGTATGTGAAAGACTTCATGACGACTGACCTGGTGACCGTGACCGGGCATACATCGCTGGAGCAGGCAGTGACGACCATGGCAGAGTCACACATCCGGCATATTCCGGTTGTCTATGAGGCAAAACATGATTCTCTTGCGGGGTTTCTGACTTCGGCTGATGTGATGCGCTTATATATGCAGCATCTGAAATAA
- the mcrB gene encoding coenzyme-B sulfoethylthiotransferase subunit beta, with product MAKYSDTIDLYSDDGKLLKSGVALDKISPLVNPASRKIIDLTKRSIAVNLGGIQGGLKAGKLGKGVILGRELDLPIMDNKDAIIAKIKEMVDVEGGDTVVHEYKGGNLLLVEVPSARLDAAGTYDAAISAVAAATTYAIVDQFNIDAFNASTVKAAAWGGYPHTMDMPGAGVSSVLSIPQNNEGIGFALRNIGVNHFVMMTGRNAMQGAALASTLETAGEFEMGGAIGPFERHMLLQYAYQGLNANNLVYDLTKENGQTGTIGTVVQSLVERAIEDKVIVAGKKGSYFQFYDTKDPMMWNAYAAAGTMAATMVNCGAGRFAQAVSSTLLYFNDLLEHETGLPGTDFGRVMGTAVGFSFFSHSIYGGGGPGIFNGNHVVTRHANGCAIPCVVAACALDAGTQMFTPEGTSAIMGETYGQIDVFNKPIQNIADGV from the coding sequence ATGGCAAAATATTCCGACACTATCGATCTCTATTCAGATGACGGAAAACTTCTGAAGAGTGGCGTTGCTCTCGACAAGATCAGCCCGCTCGTCAACCCGGCATCACGGAAGATCATCGACCTCACCAAGAGGTCAATCGCAGTCAACCTCGGCGGCATTCAGGGCGGCCTCAAAGCCGGTAAACTCGGCAAGGGTGTCATCCTCGGTCGTGAACTTGACCTGCCGATTATGGACAACAAAGACGCAATCATCGCAAAGATCAAAGAGATGGTTGACGTTGAGGGCGGCGACACAGTCGTTCACGAGTACAAGGGTGGAAACCTCCTTCTCGTCGAGGTCCCATCAGCACGCCTTGATGCAGCTGGAACCTATGATGCAGCTATCTCAGCTGTAGCAGCAGCAACCACCTACGCAATTGTTGACCAGTTCAACATTGATGCATTCAATGCATCCACCGTTAAGGCAGCAGCCTGGGGCGGATACCCCCACACAATGGACATGCCAGGCGCAGGCGTAAGCTCTGTTCTCAGCATTCCACAGAACAATGAGGGTATCGGCTTTGCACTTCGTAACATCGGTGTCAACCACTTCGTTATGATGACCGGACGGAATGCAATGCAGGGTGCAGCACTCGCTTCAACCCTCGAGACCGCAGGAGAGTTCGAGATGGGAGGCGCAATCGGCCCATTCGAGCGCCACATGCTTCTGCAGTACGCATACCAGGGCCTCAATGCAAACAACCTCGTCTACGACCTCACCAAAGAGAACGGCCAGACCGGTACCATCGGTACAGTTGTCCAGTCCCTTGTTGAGCGTGCAATCGAAGACAAGGTCATCGTTGCAGGCAAGAAGGGCAGCTACTTCCAGTTCTATGACACCAAAGACCCCATGATGTGGAACGCATATGCAGCAGCAGGTACCATGGCAGCAACCATGGTGAACTGTGGTGCAGGACGTTTCGCACAGGCAGTCTCCTCGACTCTCCTGTACTTCAACGATCTGCTTGAGCACGAGACCGGTCTCCCCGGCACCGACTTCGGTCGTGTAATGGGAACCGCTGTCGGTTTCTCATTCTTCAGCCACTCCATCTATGGTGGCGGTGGTCCTGGTATCTTTAACGGTAACCACGTCGTAACACGCCACGCAAATGGCTGTGCAATTCCGTGTGTCGTTGCAGCATGTGCACTTGATGCAGGTACACAGATGTTCACCCC
- a CDS encoding formylmethanofuran dehydrogenase subunit A, whose translation MTDYLIKNGFVFDPVQGINGDKVDVAIKDGKIVDAGDVTNPTVIDATGMTVMAAAVDIHAHVAGPKVNVGRNFRPEDKLFNGKAGSGIKRMEGGFSVPTVLRTAYLYARMGFGFSMEAAMPPLYARHTHEEIRDTPIIDQGALPVFGNNWFVLEYLKENEIENTAAYIAWLLNQTKGFGVKCVNPGGTESWGWGMNCETVDDVVPYFDVTPRQIVSGLIAANEYLGLPHCMHVHGNSLGEPGNYEITLDTLKIAEGYKPQNEFGRDVVLHNTHLQFHCYGGESYASKSFESKSKEVIDYINSVDNISYDLGVVTLDETTTMTADGPFEHHLSHMNNLKWANTDVELETGSGIVPFIYNPKTFIAGAQWAVGLECGLFIKDPMRAYITTDAPNAGPLSRYPRVYKWLMSAQAREDMLNNTLKYGDSIRERCYIGEIDREISLYELAMMTRAGPAKTLGLSHMFGSLKVGLEGDVAVYPYNPETDTDDPEKIEYAFGNAAYLIKGGRMIVKEGEIVDMGNKRTFWVNAKVNDNPMVERDISEKFRRYYTVTQNNYTVEGHHFVPNPYVIEVDATK comes from the coding sequence ATGACAGATTACCTGATCAAAAATGGTTTTGTCTTCGACCCCGTTCAGGGGATCAACGGAGACAAAGTGGATGTCGCAATCAAAGACGGCAAGATCGTCGATGCAGGCGATGTCACAAACCCGACCGTCATCGATGCAACCGGCATGACCGTGATGGCAGCAGCTGTTGACATACACGCTCACGTCGCAGGTCCAAAGGTGAATGTCGGCCGGAACTTCCGTCCGGAAGATAAGCTCTTCAATGGAAAGGCAGGCAGTGGTATCAAGCGTATGGAGGGAGGATTCTCCGTTCCTACCGTTCTCAGAACCGCATACCTGTATGCACGCATGGGATTCGGCTTCTCTATGGAGGCAGCAATGCCGCCTCTGTATGCACGCCATACCCATGAGGAGATTCGCGACACCCCGATCATCGACCAGGGAGCACTCCCGGTCTTTGGCAACAACTGGTTTGTCCTTGAATATCTCAAGGAGAACGAGATTGAGAACACTGCAGCATACATTGCATGGCTTCTCAACCAGACCAAGGGATTCGGCGTGAAGTGTGTGAACCCCGGCGGTACAGAGTCCTGGGGATGGGGAATGAACTGTGAGACCGTCGATGACGTGGTCCCGTACTTTGACGTGACCCCCCGGCAGATTGTCTCCGGCCTCATCGCAGCAAACGAGTACCTCGGGCTTCCGCACTGTATGCACGTGCACGGGAACAGTCTTGGTGAACCCGGCAACTACGAGATCACCCTTGACACCCTGAAGATCGCAGAGGGCTACAAGCCGCAGAATGAGTTCGGCCGTGACGTTGTGCTCCACAACACCCACCTGCAGTTCCACTGCTACGGCGGTGAAAGCTATGCGTCCAAGTCCTTTGAGTCCAAGTCAAAGGAAGTTATCGACTACATCAACTCAGTTGACAACATCAGCTACGACCTTGGTGTCGTAACCCTTGACGAGACCACCACGATGACGGCAGACGGTCCGTTCGAGCACCACCTCTCCCACATGAACAACCTCAAGTGGGCAAACACGGATGTGGAGCTTGAGACCGGATCCGGTATTGTTCCGTTCATCTACAACCCGAAGACATTCATCGCCGGCGCCCAGTGGGCAGTCGGTCTTGAGTGTGGTCTCTTCATCAAAGACCCGATGCGGGCATACATCACCACCGATGCACCCAATGCAGGGCCGCTCTCACGCTACCCCCGTGTCTACAAGTGGCTCATGAGTGCACAGGCACGTGAGGACATGCTCAACAACACGCTCAAATACGGTGACTCTATCCGTGAGCGCTGTTACATCGGTGAAATCGACCGTGAAATCTCGCTCTACGAACTTGCCATGATGACCCGTGCAGGACCGGCAAAGACCCTTGGTCTTTCCCACATGTTCGGTTCACTCAAGGTCGGTCTTGAGGGTGATGTCGCAGTCTATCCGTACAACCCTGAGACTGACACTGATGACCCTGAGAAGATTGAGTACGCATTCGGTAATGCAGCTTATCTCATTAAGGGCGGCAGAATGATCGTGAAGGAAGGCGAGATCGTTGACATGGGCAACAAGCGCACCTTCTGGGTCAATGCCAAAGTCAATGACAACCCGATGGTTGAGCGTGACATCTCAGAGAAGTTCCGCCGGTATTACACCGTGACGCAGAACAACTACACGGTTGAGGGACACCACTTTGTGCCGAATCCGTATGTCATCGAGGTCGATGCAACAAAGTGA
- a CDS encoding formylmethanofuran dehydrogenase subunit B translates to MAKIVTDVVCPFCGTLCDDLEVALSDDGEEILEVYNACAIGATKFLHSQAKDRLTRPQMKQEDGSWKEITYDEAADYTAKLLVDAKKPLMYGWSSTSCTAQGTGSEIGEEVGACMDNTATVCHGSTLIAVQDVGVPSATLGEIANRADRVVFWGCNPAHAHPRHMSRYSIFPRGFFTGKGSKSRKMVVVDPRKTDTAKMADVHLQLEQGRDYELLSAIRVAIRGEALPDVVAGIPKEQIYEVAETLKSGRFTVIFFGMGVTHSLGKNHNIDIAIMVTRDLNDYTKAAIVAMRGHYNVTGSGQVWGWQFGFPFCLDLTRGFARYNPGDSSSNDLLIRDEVDAVFVLGSDPGAHFPVGSVKKIAQLPSVCIDPHITPTSAVSKVHVPVAFVGVEVGGCAYRMDNVPIETRKVVEPPEGMLTDEEFLQMVLTRVRALKGAA, encoded by the coding sequence ATGGCGAAAATAGTAACAGATGTCGTCTGCCCGTTCTGCGGGACGCTCTGCGATGACCTTGAGGTCGCCCTCTCCGATGACGGAGAGGAGATCCTTGAGGTGTACAATGCCTGTGCCATTGGAGCAACGAAGTTTCTCCACTCCCAGGCAAAAGATCGCTTGACCCGCCCCCAGATGAAGCAGGAAGACGGCTCCTGGAAAGAAATAACGTATGATGAGGCAGCCGATTATACTGCAAAACTGCTCGTCGATGCCAAAAAGCCGTTAATGTACGGCTGGTCCTCGACAAGCTGTACTGCACAGGGCACCGGATCAGAGATCGGTGAGGAAGTCGGCGCATGCATGGACAACACTGCAACAGTCTGTCACGGTTCAACCCTGATTGCTGTGCAGGATGTCGGTGTACCCTCAGCAACCCTTGGTGAAATTGCAAACCGTGCAGACCGTGTGGTCTTCTGGGGATGCAACCCGGCACATGCTCACCCGCGTCACATGTCGCGGTACTCGATATTCCCCCGTGGTTTCTTCACCGGCAAGGGATCAAAGTCAAGGAAGATGGTCGTAGTCGACCCGCGCAAGACTGACACAGCGAAGATGGCAGATGTCCATCTCCAGCTTGAACAGGGCCGCGATTATGAACTCCTGAGCGCAATCCGGGTTGCCATCCGTGGCGAAGCACTTCCGGATGTTGTTGCAGGCATTCCCAAAGAGCAGATCTACGAAGTTGCGGAAACGCTCAAGTCAGGTCGGTTTACGGTTATCTTCTTCGGTATGGGTGTGACCCATTCACTCGGAAAGAACCATAATATCGATATTGCAATCATGGTCACCCGTGACCTGAATGACTACACGAAAGCAGCCATCGTAGCGATGCGGGGCCACTACAATGTGACCGGCTCCGGACAGGTCTGGGGATGGCAGTTCGGGTTCCCGTTCTGTCTTGACCTGACCCGCGGATTCGCCCGGTATAACCCAGGCGATTCGTCATCCAATGATCTGCTTATCCGTGACGAGGTTGACGCAGTGTTTGTACTTGGGTCTGACCCCGGTGCACACTTCCCGGTTGGTTCCGTGAAGAAGATTGCACAGCTTCCGTCCGTCTGTATCGACCCGCATATCACCCCGACATCTGCTGTCTCAAAGGTGCATGTCCCGGTGGCATTTGTGGGCGTTGAAGTCGGCGGATGTGCGTACCGTATGGACAATGTCCCTATTGAGACCAGAAAGGTCGTTGAACCCCCTGAGGGAATGCTCACCGATGAAGAGTTCCTTCAGATGGTTCTGACCCGTGTACGGGCACTGAAGGGGGCAGCATAA
- a CDS encoding molybdopterin-dependent oxidoreductase translates to MSFRYVSTLCPFCSTGCSFNLAVQDGAVVAGAPYHRSPVNDGKTCPKGHYAYEMTTGSERIYTPLIRKDGVLTECSWEEALARVTTQCKEYAGPEIAVIASAHATNEDIYALKRLAEILGTDNFTSPAAVGIDAAAGSISDIANADSVVVVGNLALSHPLAARRVANAKDRGAKVTVVDTYLSPTARLADIFIRAVPGNESEAIAKAAECIEGENAYVLFGVSAGDAEASAAAAALNIAEEKKAVFFAFPAQSNGRGALDMGASTPVKAVLADEKIKCCYIMGEEMGPVSADFVVVQDAFLTVTAQNADVVLPAAVFAETEGTATNAERRVQRLHQAQEPAGGTKPHWKIVADVAAALGTPLGYETPEAIFADLTANIRGYDGLTYEALEKDGCLIPPRKASVAVGLPPLPVKTSDEFPLVLSMVPDIWHGFGTAGTFSKNCPTLVRESPGIRIGISSEDAEKYAVTDGRNVTITSDTGEMTAAVKVMEGITAGTAVIPAMRMGDICACAVTGGRKNCAVRIEEVD, encoded by the coding sequence ATGTCATTCAGATATGTTTCTACACTATGTCCGTTCTGCTCGACAGGATGTTCATTCAATCTGGCAGTCCAGGACGGGGCAGTGGTGGCTGGAGCCCCTTATCACCGCTCTCCTGTCAATGACGGGAAGACATGCCCGAAAGGGCATTATGCATACGAGATGACCACCGGTTCAGAACGCATTTACACACCTCTTATTCGTAAGGATGGTGTACTGACAGAATGCAGCTGGGAAGAAGCACTTGCCCGTGTCACCACACAATGCAAAGAATATGCAGGCCCCGAGATTGCCGTGATTGCATCGGCGCATGCTACAAATGAGGACATTTATGCGCTAAAACGCCTTGCAGAAATCCTGGGAACCGATAATTTCACATCACCCGCTGCGGTGGGCATCGATGCCGCTGCAGGCAGTATCTCTGACATTGCCAATGCAGACTCTGTCGTTGTGGTCGGAAACCTCGCCCTTTCTCACCCCCTTGCTGCACGCAGGGTTGCAAATGCAAAGGACCGGGGGGCAAAGGTAACGGTTGTGGACACCTACCTCAGCCCCACCGCCAGACTGGCTGACATATTTATCCGGGCTGTTCCGGGCAATGAGTCTGAAGCGATTGCAAAAGCTGCCGAATGCATCGAAGGAGAGAACGCATACGTCCTCTTCGGCGTCAGTGCAGGGGACGCAGAGGCATCAGCCGCCGCAGCAGCACTGAACATTGCCGAAGAAAAAAAAGCCGTATTCTTTGCATTCCCGGCACAGAGCAACGGCCGTGGTGCACTTGACATGGGCGCATCCACACCCGTTAAAGCAGTCCTCGCGGATGAAAAGATCAAATGCTGCTATATTATGGGAGAAGAGATGGGGCCCGTTTCAGCAGACTTTGTCGTCGTTCAGGATGCCTTCCTCACCGTGACCGCACAGAACGCAGATGTCGTTTTACCGGCAGCAGTCTTCGCAGAAACCGAAGGTACGGCCACCAATGCAGAACGCCGTGTCCAGCGCCTTCATCAGGCACAGGAGCCCGCCGGAGGCACGAAGCCGCACTGGAAAATTGTGGCTGACGTCGCAGCGGCCCTCGGAACACCTCTCGGATATGAAACACCGGAGGCAATCTTTGCAGACCTCACCGCGAATATCAGGGGATATGATGGTCTTACCTATGAAGCACTTGAAAAAGACGGATGCCTCATTCCCCCCCGAAAGGCTTCTGTCGCTGTCGGGCTCCCGCCGCTGCCGGTGAAAACCAGTGATGAGTTTCCGCTTGTGCTCTCGATGGTCCCGGATATCTGGCATGGGTTTGGCACGGCAGGTACATTCTCAAAGAACTGCCCGACACTGGTGCGGGAATCTCCGGGCATCCGGATTGGAATCAGCTCCGAAGATGCAGAGAAATATGCGGTAACGGACGGCAGGAATGTCACCATCACCTCTGATACCGGAGAGATGACAGCGGCCGTAAAAGTCATGGAAGGCATCACCGCAGGGACCGCAGTCATTCCTGCCATGCGCATGGGGGATATCTGTGCCTGTGCGGTAACCGGCGGACGGAAAAACTGTGCAGTCCGTATTGAGGAGGTGGACTGA
- a CDS encoding formylmethanofuran dehydrogenase subunit C: MAKVILTPTQTPTLFLEAENITPDVFAGKTAAEIAALHGFVGKTTVTLGDYFKVEGAGGQTAADTTIVINGDVSRVKYIGMKMTAGEIVVNGSADMYVGGWMIGGKITVNGNIDAFAGLGMTGGEIIVNGNAGNYLGAAYRGDWRGMQGGVIRVSGNAGSDVGTFMRGGTIIVGGNIDVHVGTHMEGGTIIVKGNAKSRVGGQMVKGTIYVYGDIDVMMPGFQYRNDVDLEVDGQSGKFALYEGDMGERHPKQKGEVIYGQLYMKY; encoded by the coding sequence ATGGCAAAAGTAATTCTTACCCCAACCCAGACCCCCACACTCTTCCTTGAGGCAGAGAACATCACACCCGATGTCTTTGCAGGGAAGACTGCAGCGGAGATTGCAGCACTGCACGGATTTGTCGGCAAAACGACTGTCACCCTTGGTGACTACTTCAAGGTTGAAGGTGCAGGCGGGCAGACAGCAGCCGACACCACCATTGTTATCAATGGTGATGTCAGCCGTGTGAAGTACATCGGTATGAAGATGACCGCAGGTGAGATTGTCGTCAATGGCAGTGCAGACATGTATGTCGGCGGCTGGATGATCGGCGGCAAAATCACCGTTAACGGTAACATCGATGCATTTGCAGGGCTTGGCATGACCGGCGGCGAAATTATCGTCAACGGCAATGCAGGCAATTATCTCGGTGCAGCATACCGCGGCGACTGGCGTGGTATGCAGGGCGGAGTAATTCGCGTCAGCGGCAATGCCGGCAGTGATGTCGGTACATTCATGCGTGGCGGCACGATCATCGTCGGCGGCAACATCGACGTGCACGTCGGTACACACATGGAAGGCGGCACCATCATCGTCAAAGGCAACGCAAAGAGTCGCGTTGGCGGACAGATGGTGAAAGGAACGATTTACGTCTATGGTGACATTGACGTAATGATGCCAGGGTTCCAGTATCGCAATGATGTTGACCTTGAAGTCGATGGCCAGAGCGGCAAGTTTGCCCTGTATGAGGGAGACATGGGCGAACGTCACCCCAAGCAGAAGGGTGAGGTCATCTACGGTCAGCTTTATATGAAATACTAA